One Aegilops tauschii subsp. strangulata cultivar AL8/78 chromosome 7, Aet v6.0, whole genome shotgun sequence genomic window carries:
- the LOC141026718 gene encoding uncharacterized protein, which yields MLGLRHWVATVPEDEGGEAGCRGTALAPAGEGGEEGRLPWPWELVRWKRHLKDPAWVAGAQTHLEAGPWPAPNGADADPGHLLCNESLGHGGGDVFSTKGWKSWNNVKRLDIHVGGPSSTHNQNMKRCDDLMNQKQSIGAVLHKGTKKSNIEYQTRLIVSIDIARLLLVLGLPFRGHDESESSLRKGNFLTFYEWYAARCPDVAAVALKNAPQNLKLVSSTIQKHIVKACAIETVKAFDFVFMMHLMKAILGITNDLSVALQRKDQDIVNAVSYLHTTKRRLQEMRNQGWEGMIKKVTDFCIEQDIELSDMDAMHIPRGSKSKRKVQTDGISNKNYYQSVMYAIIDMLRVEIDDRFSESSTTLLLGMASLDPSDLFANFDKEKVLAMARLYPDDFGSESKIEDLSVQLDNFLENVRDDSRISNLKGKIKMLVLMQRIAIET from the exons ATGCTTGGGCTGCGTCACTGGGTCGCGACGGTACCAGAGGACGAGGGCGGCGAGGCCGGGTGCCGCGGCACCGCGTTGGCCCCGGCCGGTGAAGGGGGCGAAGAAGGGCGGCTTCCCTGGCCCTGGGAGTTGGTGCGGTGGAAGCGGCACTTGAAGGACCCGGCGTGGGTGGCCGGCGCGCAGACGCACTTGGAAGCGGGCCCGTGGCCCGCACCGAACGGCGCCGACGCCGACCCGGGCCACCTCCTCTGC AATGAAAGTCTAGGCCATGGTGGTGGAGATGTATTTTCAACAAAGGGGTGGAAAAGTTGGAATAATGTAAAGAGATTGGATATTCATGTTGGGGGTCCTTCAAGTACTCATAATCAGAACATGAAGAGATGTGATGATCTAATGAACCAGAAGCAATCCATTGGAGCTGTCTTACACAAGGGAACAAAGAAATCCAATATAGAGTACCAAACTCGGCTGATTGTGTCAATAGATATTGCAAGGTTGCTTCTTGTTTTGGGCTTGCCATTTCGAGGTCATGATGAAAGCGAGTCTTCTTTGAGGAAGGGGAATTTTCTAACTTTTTATGAGTGGTATGCTGCACGTTGTCCGGATGTGGCTGCTGTTGCTTTGAAGAATGCTCCTCAGAATTTAAAGTTGGTTTCTTCGACTATCCAGAAACATATTGTGAAAGCTTGTGCGATAGAAACAGTGAAAGCATTTGACTTTGTTTTCATGATGCACTTGATGAAGGCTATACTTGGGATTACTAATGATCTAAGCGTTGCTTTGCAAAGGAAGGATCAGGACATTGTGAATGCCGTGTCGTATCTTCACACAACcaaaagaaggctacaggaaaTGAGAAACCAAGGTTGGGAAGGTATGATTAAAAAGGTTACTGATTTTTGCATTGAACAAGATATTGAACTTTCTGATATGGATGCTATGCATATTCCCCGAGGATCGAAATCAAAGCGTAAGGTTCAAACTGATGGCATATCAAATAAGAATTACTACCAAAGTGTGATGTACGCCATTATTGATATGTTACGTGTAGAGATTGATGACCGCTTTAGTGAAAGCAGCACAACCTTGCTTCTTGGGATGGCTTCTTTGGATCCTTCTGATTTGTTTGCTAATTTTGACAAAGAAAAAGTGTTAGCAATGGCTCGTTTGTATCCAGATGATTTTGGGAGTGAAAGCAAGATTGAAGATCTTAGTGTCCAACTTGATAACTTCCTTGAAAATGTTCGTGATGATTCAAGAATCTCCAATTTGAAAGGG AAAATCAAGATGTTAGTCTTGATGCAGCGTATTGCCATTGAAACGTAG
- the LOC109785857 gene encoding uncharacterized protein, producing the protein MGDFKEVQWDFEHLSATPRAPSQMLAFRDMLDTCGLADLGFSGYPYTYDNGRSGNANVQVRLDRAVADLAWRNIFSDAAVQHLVSPCSDHCPILVRCLHESDDRPRMCCRYEVMWERDPGLTEVVDKAWKEQGVIHGLADVNKALNLVMKKLQGWSRKKFGTVTRELEKSRSRLEELMNMNADRAEIRKEADHMNELLYREEMLWRQRSRIDWLKEGDRNTKFFQQKGVWRARRNKIKHLVDDEGVKHDDQAGQMPQGVNTTTIVLIPKVEGRKLAGRAWVVAAGILRCWWLGPRDVVLGLHGT; encoded by the exons ATGGGGGATTTTAAAGAGGTTCAGTGGGACTTTGAGCACCTTTCGGCAACACCTCGTGCACCATCTCAAATGTTGGCCTTCCGAGATATGCTTGATACTTGTGGATTAGCTGATCTGGGATTCTCTGGATATCCCTACACGTATGATAATGGTAGAAGTGGCAATGCAAATGTGCAAGTAAGACTTGACAGAGCGGTAGCTGATCTTGCATGGCGTAACATTTTTTCTGATGCAGCGGTGCAACACTTGGTATCACCATGTTCAGATCACTGCCCTATCCTTGTGCGTTGTTTACATGAGAGTGATGACAGGCCGAGGATGTGCTGTAGGTATGAAGTCATGTGGGAAAGGGATCCGGGCTTAACCGAGGTAGTGGATAAAGCATGGAAGGAGCAAGGCGTGATCCATGGGCTGGCTGATGTTAACAAGGCACTCAATTTGGTTATGAAAAAGCTTCAAGGCTGGAGCCGAAAGAAGTTTGGAACTGTTACTAGGGAGCTAGAAAAGTCAAGGTCGCGATTGGAGGAACTGATGAACATGAATGCAGACCGCGCAGAAATTAGGAAGGAAGCAGATCATATGAATGAACTCCTCTACAGAGAGGAGATGCTTTGGAGGCAGAGATCACGAATTGACTGGCTTAAAGAAGGTGACAGAAACACAAAATTCTTTCAGCAGAAAGGTGTGTGGCGAGCCAGGAGAAATAAGATAAAGCATCTGGTTGATGATGAGGGGGTAAAACATGACGACCAAGCAG GTCAAATGCCCCAAGGCGTCAACACCACCACCATCGTCCTCATCCCTAAGGTGGAGGGAAGAAAGCTTGCTGGACGTGCATGGGTGGTTGCCGCGGGGATCCTCCGGTGTTGGTGGTTGGGGCCACGAGATGTGGTTCTCGGGCTGCACGGTACATGA